In the Rhodoferax fermentans genome, ACTTCTTCATGACCTCGTAGTGTTCCAGCAGTTCCTTTTCTGTTCCCAGGCTGAATTCATGTTTGACGCCATCGGTGTTTTTTAAGACAAAGCGGATCGTTTCCCCCTTTTTGACCCGAATTTCAGAGGGTTTGAAGCGCATGCCGTTCATCATCTCCATTTCGATCGTACGGTTGACTTTGGAAGCGACTCCGGGTTTTCCAGTGGGCGAATCACCATGTCCTCCAGCGTGAGATCCCGAGGCCAATGCGGCAGAAGATGCTGCAAGCAATGCGATGGAAACCAGTGTGGAAGACTTCGACAGGAGGAGTTTTGCAAATTTCATGTTTACTTATTTAATGGAGGGTTGATAACGCTGAAAAAATTGAGCGACAAATGGCTTTGGCGGTGTTTTACAGTTAGTGCGACACTCCTTTACCACTGGGCTTGATGGCGCTTGCAGCAGCAGGCGCAGTCTCGGTACTGCCAGTTGGGCGTGCGGTCTGTGGTGTGGTGCCATTCCACTCGTAAGCCACGGTGCCGGCTGGAAACTTGTATGGTCCGGGGTCGCTGTAGTCCCCCTGCTTCTGGTCTT is a window encoding:
- a CDS encoding cupredoxin domain-containing protein; the protein is MKFAKLLLSKSSTLVSIALLAASSAALASGSHAGGHGDSPTGKPGVASKVNRTIEMEMMNGMRFKPSEIRVKKGETIRFVLKNTDGVKHEFSLGTEKELLEHYEVMKKFPDMEHDEPNKISLAPGKQGDVIWQFTKADTINFACLHPGHFEAGMKGRVIVAAK